The following DNA comes from Methanosarcina vacuolata Z-761.
AGTCCTGCTTAATTCTCCGGCCTGATAACCGGATCTTACAAAAAATTTTGTGGGCTGGATGTTCTCTCCCAGATCTTCTCTGAAAGGCATGGGCGTTCTTTTGAGGTTATTCAAAAAGCTCGGGTATTTTACTGCAGCTACTGCCAGTGGGATGACTCGCCTGGGCCCAAGGAAGAGTTCCTTGTTAACGGTCCAGATATGGCTATCCCCTCCTGTAGCTGTTGTCTCCATTCTGATTGCCCGGACGCGGGTTTTCCAGCCTCCGACGACGGCTCCTTCATCGTTAAGGTCGGGAACGCCCATGCAGATTGAGGAGATATCCGTGCTTGTGCCTCCGACGTCAACAACTTCACAGGTCTTTAACCCTGAAAGGAAAGAAGCTCCTACAAGACTTGCTGCAGGGCCTGAAAAGATAGTTTCAATGGGTTTTTTCAGGGCATCTCTTATCCCCACTACCGAGCCATCGCATTTAAGCATAAGGAGCCGTGCGTTAATCCCGCGTTTCGTGATCTCTGAAATAACGGACTTCACGAACTGTCTTGTGATAGGGATGAGCTGGGCATTGAGAAAAGCCGTCACCGCCCTTTCGTAAGCTCCCAGTTCCTGGGAAAGTTCATGTCCGCAAACCGCAGGCAGACCCGTAAGTTCAAGAATCAGGTCTCTGGCCCTTATTTCATGTTCAGGATTTCTTGTGCTGAAGTAAGAAGAGATTGCAAAAGCTGAAACCTTATCCTTGACTTGCAAAGCAAATTCCTCTATAGCCTTAAGATCAAGGGCAGCGACCTCTTCTCCATTATGGTTATGCCCACCGGCAGCAAAAAGCACATGTTCGGCCGGTAACTCTTTATCAACTGGATGGTCACCTATAAGGATAAGGGCTACCGGAAAACCTGTGCCTTCAAGGATGGTATTGGTGGAAAGGGTCGTTGAGACCGAAACCAGCTTTACGTTTTCTAAATATTCAGGATTGAGCCCATCAATTACGTTTTTAATGCCTTCAAAGGGGTCGGGATAGGTAGTAAGCGCTTTATTTGAGTCTATAATCTCTCCATCCGAATCCCTTACAAGCACCGCATCAGTATAAGTGCCTCCGGCATCAATCCCAAGACTGTAATGCATATTGAGAATGGCTCCTTTTTTCTTTTTCAGGAAGTGTCTTTTGACAAATCTTTCTTTTCCTGATTCACTTTCAGGAAAAATAAATAAGAATTAAAAACTGGTTTAATAAAACAATATAGTCTTAAAGTAATAATATCTAAAAATATAAATATTTACTTATTTCATAATAATTTGAAATAATTAGGAGTTATAATTCCATAGGAAATATAAAAAAGAATCTCCAGTATATCTTGTCAGAAGTTTCTTAATATTAGCTTTGCGAAACCTTCTACTTTTCTGGCTTTACTTCTTCTTTTTATTCTTTAAAGATGTCTGGATGAAAAATTCGTGATTTTTAAGGAAAACAATTAATTACCCTCATTTCCGAGAAAAGGTAATAACTTTTCAACTCGATAACAAATAAAAAGGACCCTGGTAATATGACTCCTACGACTCCTGTAAAACCTGCCCAAAACGCCACCCCTCACCTTCCTGAGGACTTTGATTCCCGGATTTCCGGAGTTCTTCCTTATTACTCCTGTTTTCATCAGGAAACTATAAATTTCGTCAAATCCATGCCGTCAATCCCAAAAGTCTGGATGGATACCGGATGCGGAACTGGATCTCTGGTTAATAAGGCAATTGAGGAATTTCCGACTACAAAGTTTCTTTTGCTTGACCCCTCAGAAGGTATGCTAAATCAGGCAAGGAAAAAACTATCATCTTGCCCTGTTAACCGGCTGGAATTCCTGAGAGCGTCTTCTACCCAGGAATTCTCTCAGGAGATAGAGGAAAAACCGGACATTATAACTGCGATACAGTGTCATCACTATCTTAACCGTGAAGGAAGAGCAAGAGCCACTGATATGTGTTACAATCTTCTAAAAGAAGGCGGAGTTTACATTACCTTCGAGAATATCAGACCGTTAACCGAAGAGGGAATTCTTGCAGGAAAAAGATACTGGCAAAATTTCCAGTTAACTCACGGCAGGACTGAGGATGAAACTAAGGAGCACCTGAAGCGTTTTGATACCGAATATTTTCCAATAACTGTTGAAGAACACCTGGAACTCCTAAGAGAAACAGGGTTCAGAACTGTGGAGTTATTCTGGTACTCTTACATGCAGGCTGGCTTTTATTGCATCAAATAACTGATTATCTAATTCTTATTCTCCTTATTCATTTCTGATTTTTCTATTACAGGATTTAAAATCACCCCAGTTAGCTGATGAACTCCACCTTATTGATAAACAAGATAATTTTTTTATTAATGAAATGATATTAATATTCATTCAGCGTCTGTTTTTGT
Coding sequences within:
- a CDS encoding class I SAM-dependent methyltransferase — encoded protein: MTPTTPVKPAQNATPHLPEDFDSRISGVLPYYSCFHQETINFVKSMPSIPKVWMDTGCGTGSLVNKAIEEFPTTKFLLLDPSEGMLNQARKKLSSCPVNRLEFLRASSTQEFSQEIEEKPDIITAIQCHHYLNREGRARATDMCYNLLKEGGVYITFENIRPLTEEGILAGKRYWQNFQLTHGRTEDETKEHLKRFDTEYFPITVEEHLELLRETGFRTVELFWYSYMQAGFYCIK
- a CDS encoding hydantoinase/oxoprolinase N-terminal domain-containing protein gives rise to the protein MHYSLGIDAGGTYTDAVLVRDSDGEIIDSNKALTTYPDPFEGIKNVIDGLNPEYLENVKLVSVSTTLSTNTILEGTGFPVALILIGDHPVDKELPAEHVLFAAGGHNHNGEEVAALDLKAIEEFALQVKDKVSAFAISSYFSTRNPEHEIRARDLILELTGLPAVCGHELSQELGAYERAVTAFLNAQLIPITRQFVKSVISEITKRGINARLLMLKCDGSVVGIRDALKKPIETIFSGPAASLVGASFLSGLKTCEVVDVGGTSTDISSICMGVPDLNDEGAVVGGWKTRVRAIRMETTATGGDSHIWTVNKELFLGPRRVIPLAVAAVKYPSFLNNLKRTPMPFREDLGENIQPTKFFVRSGYQAGELSRTEAEVMKVIGEEPVSVPEINVLLQKDVYPQTLDSLIRKRLVQAIGFTPTDALHVLGEYTEWDVDASQIGAEKIARLMHMTPGELCTAVKKRVARSMALHLLSYILSDVPYESIEKILDGNYPAKFKLDIPVVLLGGPVRAYREELKEIIDAEIIVPQHAEVGNAVGALVGKGIKRVEILIRPASLMSPDKDFLVFAPGSRLKFDTYSEALDTATKLGKKLAMDYMQDCGLSGSQIEISVEKKTISPDGWNHPPMETNLLVMGIGIRGLHLEG